Proteins encoded within one genomic window of Papio anubis isolate 15944 chromosome X, Panubis1.0, whole genome shotgun sequence:
- the LOC103880847 gene encoding LOW QUALITY PROTEIN: uncharacterized protein LOC103880847 (The sequence of the model RefSeq protein was modified relative to this genomic sequence to represent the inferred CDS: substituted 1 base at 1 genomic stop codon), protein MACIWGTGEQQASELGSSHICAVPALYCPGFGTGLREKPELAHPVASGAVFPAPPQGFPVSAKPVPQPGFHVSFASVWELCACVRVFVEEGSFLSNGLRKGKECSLQPPGSLGQGYGPRRTVCGAGQLVASTXNSRDPVTPTSSPPCPQYLVLYTKDDLAHLPPRDTTVTRSSVSL, encoded by the exons ATGGCCTGTATTTGGGGCACTGGGGAGCAGCAAGCATCTGAACTG GGTAGCTCTCATATCTGCGCAGTGCCGGCCCTCTACTGCCCCGGCTTTGGTACAGGACTGAGGGAGAAGCCGGAGCTTGCACACCCAGTGGCCAGTGGGGCTGTCTTCCCAGCTCCTCCTCAGGGCTTTCCTGTCAGTGCCAAGCCAGTTCCCCAGCCAGGTTTCCATGTGTCATTTGCCAGTGTGTGGGAGCTCTGCGCGTGTGTGAGGGTGTTTGTAGAAGAGGGCAGTTTCCTTTCAAATGGCCTCAGGAAGGGAAAAGAGTGCTCCCTTCAGCCCCCAGGTAGCCTTGGCCAGGGATATGGGCCGAGGAGAACAGTCTGTGGAGCTGGCCAACTTGTGGCATCCACTTGAAATAGCAGAGACCCAGTCACGCCTACTTCCAGTCCTCCCTGCCCTCAGTATTTGGTTTTGTACACCAAAGATGATCTGGCCCATCTTCCTCCCAGAGACACAACAGTAACACGTTCCTCTGTCAGCCTGTGA